From Fibrobacterota bacterium, a single genomic window includes:
- the rplD gene encoding 50S ribosomal protein L4: MAKAKLHAANGAYKSEIDLPASHFEAPVSEAAMYNAVDVYMGNQRQGTHKTKNRSEVSGGGKKPWKQKGTGRARQGSNTAPQWVRGGKAHGPLPHLYKRDINKKVKRRALLSALTVKANESCVYVIESLALSAPKTKDLVKLLAAANLTGKKNLIVIPEADENLLLAARNIPTVMVQRVWDLNTYSLLNADNVIFTDAAVKALTSKPETAKAAGAKA; encoded by the coding sequence ATGGCAAAAGCGAAGCTCCATGCCGCGAACGGCGCGTACAAGTCGGAAATCGACCTGCCCGCCAGCCATTTCGAGGCCCCGGTCAGCGAAGCCGCGATGTACAACGCCGTTGACGTGTACATGGGCAACCAGCGCCAGGGAACGCATAAGACCAAGAACCGTTCGGAAGTTTCCGGCGGCGGTAAGAAGCCTTGGAAGCAAAAGGGCACCGGCCGCGCGCGCCAGGGCTCGAACACCGCTCCCCAATGGGTGCGCGGCGGCAAGGCCCATGGCCCGCTTCCCCATCTCTACAAGCGCGACATCAACAAGAAGGTGAAGCGCCGCGCCCTGCTCTCGGCCCTCACGGTCAAGGCCAACGAGTCCTGCGTGTACGTCATCGAGAGCCTGGCCCTGTCCGCGCCCAAGACCAAGGATTTGGTCAAGCTGCTGGCGGCCGCCAATCTCACCGGCAAGAAGAACCTGATCGTGATCCCCGAGGCGGATGAGAATCTGCTGCTGGCGGCCCGCAACATCCCTACCGTGATGGTGCAGCGCGTCTGGGATCTGAACACCTACAGCCTGCTCAACGCCGATAACGTGATTTTCACGGATGCGGCGGTGAAGGCCCTCACTTCCAAGCCGGAGACCGCGAAAGCGGCCGGCGCGAAAGCGTAA
- a CDS encoding 50S ribosomal protein L23, producing MKATKDILDFPWMTEKSTAIRSTANQYVFKVKTNANKIEIKQAIEARFQVKVLSVNTVNVQGKLKRTRGILGRRNDWKKAIVRLQEGDTIKELE from the coding sequence ATGAAAGCCACCAAAGATATCCTGGACTTCCCGTGGATGACGGAAAAGTCCACCGCCATCCGGTCGACCGCGAATCAGTACGTCTTCAAGGTGAAGACGAACGCCAACAAGATCGAGATCAAGCAGGCCATCGAAGCCCGCTTCCAGGTCAAGGTACTGTCGGTCAATACCGTCAACGTGCAGGGCAAGTTGAAGCGCACCCGGGGCATCCTCGGACGCCGCAACGACTGGAAGAAGGCTATCGTCCGTCTCCAAGAGGGCGATACCATCAAGGAACTCGAGTAA
- the rplB gene encoding 50S ribosomal protein L2 gives MPLKTYRPLTETQRYKQTLDFSEITTNEPYKPLTFGQREKAGRNNRGIITMRRRGSGHKRLLRLVDFKRARPGINAVVETIEYDPNRSANIALIRYIDGQRAYIIAPDTVKVGQILVNKEDAALEPGNVLPLGKLPLNTFVHNVELKPGRGGQLARAAGTQCEIVAREGDMVHLKLPSGEIRMIRSECKAVIGRVGNVDYNKIVSGSAGRSRWLGKRPKVRGVAMNPIDHPMGGGEGKTSGGGHPVSPWGKKAKGKKTRNNKRTDKFIVKHRPKNKA, from the coding sequence ATGCCATTGAAGACATATCGCCCGCTGACCGAAACCCAGCGGTACAAGCAGACCCTCGATTTCTCCGAGATCACGACGAATGAGCCGTATAAGCCGCTCACGTTCGGACAGCGCGAGAAAGCCGGTCGCAACAACCGCGGCATCATCACCATGCGCCGCCGCGGCTCGGGCCACAAGCGCCTCTTGCGCCTGGTCGATTTCAAGCGCGCCCGCCCCGGCATCAACGCCGTGGTAGAGACCATCGAATACGATCCGAATCGTTCGGCCAACATCGCGCTCATCCGCTACATCGACGGGCAGCGCGCCTACATCATCGCCCCGGACACCGTGAAGGTGGGCCAAATCCTGGTGAACAAGGAAGACGCCGCCCTCGAGCCCGGCAACGTGTTGCCCCTCGGGAAGCTGCCCCTCAACACCTTCGTCCACAACGTGGAACTCAAGCCCGGTCGCGGCGGCCAATTGGCCCGCGCCGCCGGCACCCAGTGCGAAATCGTCGCCCGCGAAGGCGACATGGTCCACTTGAAGCTTCCCTCCGGCGAAATCCGCATGATCCGCTCGGAATGCAAGGCCGTAATCGGCCGCGTGGGCAACGTGGATTACAACAAGATCGTCTCCGGTTCCGCCGGCCGTTCCCGTTGGCTGGGCAAGCGCCCGAAGGTCCGCGGCGTGGCCATGAATCCCATCGACCATCCCATGGGCGGCGGCGAAGGCAAGACTTCGGGCGGCGGCCATCCGGTTTCGCCCTGGGGCAAGAAGGCTAAGGGCAAGAAGACGCGTAACAACAAGCGGACTGACAAGTTCATCGTCAAGCACCGTCCGAAGAACAAGGCATAA
- the rpsS gene encoding 30S ribosomal protein S19 has protein sequence MSRSQKKGAFVDSHLLKKVKDAGPGAKKTAIKTWSRRSMISPEFVGQTIAVHNGKTFIPVFVSENMVGHKLGEFALTRTFRGHVKTEKAKPAGPAAGGPKK, from the coding sequence ATGTCGAGATCGCAGAAAAAAGGCGCGTTCGTGGACAGCCACCTTCTGAAGAAGGTGAAAGACGCGGGCCCCGGCGCCAAGAAGACGGCCATCAAGACCTGGAGCCGCCGGTCGATGATTTCCCCCGAGTTCGTGGGGCAGACCATCGCGGTGCACAACGGGAAGACCTTCATCCCGGTGTTCGTCTCCGAAAACATGGTCGGGCACAAGCTGGGCGAGTTCGCGCTTACCCGCACGTTCCGCGGCCACGTGAAAACCGAAAAGGCCAAGCCGGCCGGCCCCGCCGCGGGCGGACCGAAGAAGTAA
- the rplV gene encoding 50S ribosomal protein L22: MEAIAKGKYMRSSTNRMRQVADMVRGKPVDDALALLFGLGAKKKSARMVEKVLKSAVANYGVKGEATGNKAKNLKVKTIVVDAGPLIKRIRAHAQGRANRIEKKLSHLTVVVSD, encoded by the coding sequence ATGGAAGCGATCGCTAAAGGCAAGTATATGCGCTCCTCCACCAACCGCATGCGGCAGGTGGCGGATATGGTCCGCGGCAAGCCCGTGGACGACGCGCTGGCTCTCCTCTTCGGCCTGGGCGCCAAGAAGAAGAGCGCCCGCATGGTCGAGAAGGTGCTGAAGTCCGCTGTCGCCAATTACGGCGTCAAGGGCGAAGCCACCGGCAACAAGGCCAAGAACCTGAAGGTGAAGACCATCGTCGTGGACGCTGGCCCTCTCATCAAGCGGATCCGCGCGCATGCGCAGGGTCGCGCCAACCGGATCGAGAAGAAACTGAGCCACCTGACCGTGGTTGTGTCGGATTAA
- the rpsC gene encoding 30S ribosomal protein S3, giving the protein MGQKTHPVGFRLGVIKTWNSRWYAEKSFADLLYEDMMIRRYLNKRLGHASLSNVGIERTVKEVTVNIFTARPGVVIGKKGEEVERIKGELQHLTGKEIYINIREIKRPEVDAKLVADNIARQLEKRVAFRRAMKKAVSSAMRLGALGIKIQCGGRLGGAEIARVEKTRDGRIPLQTLRADIDYAQARAETTYGTIGVKVWIFKGEIIKREEIPSADQNERAVA; this is encoded by the coding sequence TTGGGACAGAAAACACACCCCGTAGGATTCAGGCTCGGCGTCATCAAGACCTGGAATTCCAGGTGGTACGCCGAAAAGAGCTTTGCGGACCTGCTGTACGAAGACATGATGATCCGCCGCTACCTCAACAAGCGCCTGGGCCATGCCAGCTTGTCGAATGTGGGCATCGAGCGCACCGTCAAGGAAGTCACCGTGAACATCTTCACGGCGCGTCCCGGCGTTGTCATCGGCAAGAAGGGCGAAGAGGTCGAACGCATCAAGGGCGAGCTCCAGCATTTGACCGGCAAAGAGATCTACATCAACATCCGCGAAATCAAGCGGCCCGAGGTGGATGCCAAGCTGGTCGCCGACAACATCGCCCGCCAGCTCGAGAAGCGCGTCGCTTTCCGCCGCGCCATGAAGAAGGCCGTCTCCAGCGCCATGCGCTTGGGCGCCCTCGGCATCAAGATCCAATGCGGCGGCCGTCTCGGCGGCGCCGAAATCGCCCGCGTCGAGAAGACCCGCGACGGACGCATTCCCTTGCAGACGCTGCGCGCCGACATCGATTACGCGCAGGCCCGCGCGGAAACCACCTACGGCACCATCGGGGTCAAGGTGTGGATCTTCAAGGGTGAAATCATCAAGAGGGAAGAGATTCCCTCTGCAGACCAGAACGAAAGGGCGGTAGCCTAA
- the rplP gene encoding 50S ribosomal protein L16, producing MLSPKRVKYRKTMRGKMKGVAPRGTELSFGEFGIQALESAWITNRQLEAARVAMTRKIKRGGKVWLRVYPDKPFTKKPAETRMGSGKGNVEGWVAVVLAGRMIFEMGGVERDLAMEALRVAAQKLPLRIKICEVDKNG from the coding sequence ATGCTGAGCCCCAAGAGAGTCAAGTATCGCAAGACAATGCGCGGCAAGATGAAGGGTGTCGCGCCCCGCGGGACCGAGTTGTCTTTCGGCGAATTCGGAATCCAGGCCCTCGAATCGGCTTGGATCACCAACCGCCAGCTGGAGGCCGCGCGCGTGGCCATGACCCGCAAGATCAAGCGCGGCGGCAAGGTTTGGCTGCGCGTGTATCCGGACAAGCCCTTCACCAAGAAGCCGGCGGAAACCCGCATGGGTTCCGGTAAGGGTAACGTGGAAGGCTGGGTCGCCGTGGTACTGGCCGGCCGGATGATTTTCGAAATGGGCGGCGTAGAGCGTGATCTCGCCATGGAAGCCCTCCGCGTGGCCGCGCAGAAGCTGCCGCTACGCATCAAGATTTGCGAGGTGGACAAAAATGGCTAA
- the rpmC gene encoding 50S ribosomal protein L29, with product MAKAKAREIREMAADAIATKVKEMEANLFDMRLQASLGKLENTALLNTTRKDIARAKTILKQKETTAK from the coding sequence ATGGCTAAGGCGAAGGCCCGGGAAATCCGGGAAATGGCGGCGGACGCCATCGCGACGAAGGTCAAGGAGATGGAGGCCAACCTGTTCGACATGCGTCTGCAGGCGAGCCTGGGCAAGCTGGAGAACACGGCCCTGCTGAATACCACGCGCAAGGACATCGCGCGTGCGAAGACCATCCTGAAGCAAAAGGAAACCACCGCTAAATAG
- the rpsQ gene encoding 30S ribosomal protein S17 — protein sequence MEERASRKTRTGIVTSDKMDKTVTVAVVNRKSHPVYGKTLTTTVKLKAHDEQNDAKEGDTVEIMETRPLSKTKRWRLIRVVERKK from the coding sequence ATGGAAGAAAGAGCGAGCAGGAAGACCCGCACAGGGATCGTCACCAGCGACAAGATGGACAAGACCGTCACCGTCGCGGTGGTCAACCGTAAGTCCCATCCCGTCTATGGCAAGACCTTGACCACTACGGTCAAGCTCAAGGCCCACGACGAGCAGAACGACGCGAAGGAAGGCGACACCGTGGAAATCATGGAGACGCGCCCCCTGAGCAAGACTAAGCGTTGGCGCTTGATCCGCGTTGTCGAGCGGAAGAAATAA
- the rplN gene encoding 50S ribosomal protein L14 yields MIQQQTRLNVADNSGAKEVMCIKVLGGTRKRYASLGDIIVVSVKSATPTAGAKKGSVQRAVVVRTTKEVKRKDGSAIRFGDNAVVIINEANEPKGSRIFGPVARELREKQFMKIVSLAPEVI; encoded by the coding sequence ATGATCCAGCAGCAGACCCGACTGAATGTCGCCGACAATTCCGGCGCCAAGGAAGTCATGTGCATCAAGGTGCTCGGCGGTACGCGTAAGCGTTACGCCAGCCTGGGCGATATCATCGTGGTGTCCGTCAAGTCGGCCACCCCGACCGCCGGCGCCAAGAAGGGCTCGGTCCAGCGCGCCGTGGTGGTCCGTACCACCAAGGAAGTCAAGCGTAAGGACGGCTCGGCCATCCGCTTCGGCGACAACGCCGTGGTCATCATCAACGAAGCCAACGAGCCGAAGGGCTCCCGCATCTTCGGACCGGTTGCCCGCGAACTCCGCGAGAAGCAATTCATGAAGATCGTCTCGCTGGCGCCGGAGGTCATCTAA
- the rplX gene encoding 50S ribosomal protein L24, with protein MKLKKQDTVKVISGKSKGQTGRIIAVVAKDQTVIVEGVNKAKKHQKPGKGGANDKGGIIEKEMPVHISNVMLVNKGNEPVKVRKTVQNGKRVRVEKKSGKSID; from the coding sequence TTGAAACTGAAGAAGCAGGACACCGTCAAGGTGATCTCGGGCAAGTCCAAAGGCCAGACCGGGCGTATCATCGCCGTCGTCGCCAAGGATCAGACCGTGATCGTCGAAGGCGTGAACAAGGCCAAGAAGCATCAGAAGCCCGGCAAGGGCGGCGCCAATGACAAGGGCGGGATCATCGAGAAGGAAATGCCGGTGCACATCTCCAATGTGATGCTGGTGAACAAGGGCAACGAACCCGTGAAGGTGCGCAAGACCGTCCAGAACGGCAAGCGCGTCCGCGTGGAAAAGAAGTCCGGCAAGTCGATAGACTAG
- the rplE gene encoding 50S ribosomal protein L5, whose protein sequence is MNKLKDRYLKEIVPALQKELGLKNVMEVPRLEKIVLNMGVGEATGNQRLIEEVVTTLGAITGQKAVPTRSKKAISNFKIREGLAIGAKVTLHGEKMWDFLERLITIALPRVRDFRGIPKRGFDGNGNYTFGVKEQIMFLEINYDKISQLLGMDISLVTSAKNDEGARALLSALGMPFRK, encoded by the coding sequence ATGAACAAGCTCAAGGACAGATACCTGAAGGAAATCGTTCCGGCCCTCCAGAAGGAGCTCGGCCTGAAGAACGTCATGGAAGTGCCGCGTCTCGAGAAGATCGTCCTGAACATGGGCGTCGGCGAGGCCACGGGCAACCAGCGCCTCATCGAGGAAGTGGTCACCACCCTCGGGGCCATCACCGGCCAGAAGGCGGTGCCGACCCGTTCCAAGAAGGCGATTTCGAATTTCAAGATCCGCGAGGGCCTGGCCATCGGCGCCAAGGTCACCTTGCATGGCGAGAAGATGTGGGATTTCCTGGAACGCCTGATTACCATCGCCTTGCCGCGCGTGCGCGATTTCCGCGGCATCCCGAAACGCGGCTTCGACGGCAACGGGAATTACACGTTCGGCGTCAAGGAACAGATCATGTTCCTGGAAATCAACTACGATAAGATCAGCCAACTTTTGGGTATGGATATCAGCCTCGTGACCAGCGCCAAGAACGATGAGGGCGCCCGCGCGCTCCTAAGCGCGCTGGGCATGCCGTTCCGTAAGTAA
- a CDS encoding type Z 30S ribosomal protein S14, whose amino-acid sequence MAKRSMIEKQKRTPKFTVRKYNRCRRCGRPRAYMRKFGLCRICFRELALQGEIPGITKASW is encoded by the coding sequence ATGGCAAAGCGTTCGATGATCGAGAAGCAGAAGCGGACCCCGAAGTTCACGGTGCGCAAGTACAACCGTTGCCGCCGCTGCGGCCGGCCCCGCGCCTATATGCGCAAATTCGGCTTGTGCCGCATTTGCTTCCGTGAATTGGCCCTTCAGGGCGAGATCCCCGGCATCACCAAGGCATCTTGGTAA